Proteins encoded within one genomic window of Methylomagnum ishizawai:
- a CDS encoding cation:proton antiporter domain-containing protein: MYPALELIIGLLIAVTALAVVARRVPLPFPVLLVLCGIALGSVPGGPRVELDPSLVFLCFLPPLLYQAAAFTSWPEFRANLRPIGLLALGLAAGWTAAALRGAPAPAGGYRDQPGRHRRRDPPRPIRARQTRRPRRGTQRPVGTARAGPFVGRVRAPHPAGNRP, from the coding sequence ATGTATCCGGCCCTCGAACTCATCATCGGGCTTTTGATCGCCGTGACGGCCCTGGCCGTCGTGGCGCGGCGGGTGCCGTTGCCGTTCCCGGTGCTGTTGGTCCTGTGCGGGATCGCGCTGGGGTCCGTGCCGGGGGGGCCGCGGGTCGAACTCGATCCCAGCCTGGTGTTCCTGTGCTTCCTGCCGCCCTTGCTGTACCAGGCGGCGGCGTTCACCTCCTGGCCCGAATTCCGCGCCAACCTGCGACCCATCGGCTTGCTGGCCCTGGGCTTGGCGGCGGGCTGGACGGCGGCGGCGCTACGAGGAGCGCCTGCGCCAGCTGGAGGATACCGCGATCAACCCGGACGGCACCGCCGCCGAGACCCCCCGCGCCCAATACGAGCACGCCAAACGCGCCGTCCTCGGCGCGGAACACAGCGTCCTGTTGGAACTGCGCGAGCAGGGCCATTTGTCGGAAGAGTCCGTGCGCCGCATCCTGCGGGAAATCGACCTTGA